The following are encoded together in the Thunnus albacares chromosome 7, fThuAlb1.1, whole genome shotgun sequence genome:
- the dusp8a gene encoding dual specificity protein phosphatase 8a isoform X2 yields the protein MPLDVVIAPAEDCFWPDLQDTDMRLKIRVRRMKEGRELRGGFAAFSSCFPGLCEGKPATALPMSLSQPCLPVANVGPTRILPHLYLGSQKDVLNKDLMAQNGITYVLNASNTCPKPDFISESHFMRIPVNDNYCEKLLPWLDKTNEFIDKAKVSNCRVIVHCLAGISRSATIAIAYIMKTMGLSSDDAYRFVKDRRPSISPNFNFLGQLLEFEKGLQLLQALNSSSDDKISEGNTKQNSEVNGVSTGFEMNGHHSNYDSSVAEPQIPPEPKLPSPTSLQQGFNGLHLSAERIMDTNRLKRSFSLDIKSVYSPNSPHCLSMAPTHSEDVPKLCKLDSPGTGTSNGVCSQSPVLDSPSSSDSPFPSPGSGGSIGGLGFGGSEGVHRSGSSSSRPRRKPKHSCGSSPVHSQPHHPPQSLSLSLDHKSPSLDENIKGSLLLSLPSLPTVGSGAMWTKHRDTVQATTPVTPVTPTTDAPWHFGAEEGGEGEMELGGGGGGGGEQSSVRFGSSSAYVAFGCSEGVRLRDKSQKEKPSAPQTQRDHRDSTSSSTVTLSNSANNSGPSSEKQFKRRSCQMEFEEGISETRSREELGKIGKQSSFSGSMEIIEVS from the exons GAGGCTTTGCTGCTTTCTCCTCCTGTTTCCCCGGCCTGTGTGAAGGGAAGCCGGCCACTGCTCTACCTATGAGCTTGTCCCAGCCCTGCTTGCCTGTGGCTAATGTAGGGCCCACTCGCATCCTGCCACACCTTTACCTAGGCTCACAGAAAGATGTCCTCAACAAG GATCTGATGGCACAGAATGGTATCACCTATGTGCTGAATGCCAGCAACACCTGCCCCAAGCCAGACTTTATCAGCGAGAGCCACTTCATGCGCATCCCAGTTAACGACAACTACTGCGAGAAATTGCTTCCCTGGCTGGACAAAACTAATGAATTCATTG ACAAAGCTAAGGTGTCAAACTGCAGAGTCATTGTGCACTGCCTGGCTGGAATCTCACGTTCAGCAACCATTGCCATTGCATACATCATGAAGACAATGGGCTTGTCATCAGATGATGCCTACAG GTTTGTAAAGGACCGAAGACCGTCCATATCCCCCAACTTCAACTTCCTGGGTCAGCTGCTGGAGTTTGAGAAGGGCCTGCAATTACTCCAAGCTCTAAATTCAAGCTCTGACGATAAGATCTCTGAAGGCAATACTAAGCAAAACTCAGAGGTTAATGGTGTCAGCACAGGTTTCGAGATGAATGGTCACCACAGCAACTATGACTCATCTGTGGCAGAGCCACAGATCCCACCAGAACCCAAGCTACCATCACCCACCTCCCTCCAGCAAGGCTTCAACGGCCTGCACCTCTCCGCAGAGAGGATCATGGACACTAACCGGCTCAAACGCTCCTTCTCTCTGGACATTAAGTCTGTCTACTCCCCTAACAGTCCCCACTGCCTCAGCATGGCACCCACACACTCTGAAGACGTCCCTAAGCTGTGCAAACTTGACAGCCCAGGAACAGGCACCTCTAATGGTGTCTGCTCCCAGTCTCCCGTCCTAGACAGTCCCAGCTCCTCTGATTCGCCGTTCCCCTCACCAGGCAGCGGGGGCAGCATCGGAGGTTTGGGGTTCGGAGGAAGTGAAGGAGTCCATCGGTCTGGTTCTTCCTCTTCCAGACCCAGGAGAAAACCCAAGCACAGTTGTGGCAGTTCCCCGGTCCACTCCCAACCACACCACCCCCCCCAATCCCTCAGCTTGTCGCTGGACCACAAGAGCCCCAGTCTGGACGAGAACATAAAGGGCTCCCTGCTCTTGTCACTTCCCTCTCTGCCTACTGTGGGGTCTGGGGCCATGTGGaccaaacacagagacactgtcCAGGCCACCACTCCTGTCACTCCCGTCACCCCCACCACAGATGCCCCCTGGCACTTCGGGGCAGAGGAGGGCGGTGAGGGTGAGATGGAGctagggggaggagggggtggagggggagaGCAGTCGTCGGTGAGGTTTGGGAGCAGCTCGGCGTATGTGGCGTTTGGGTGCAGCGAAGGTGTGCGGTTACGAGACAAATCTCAGAAGGAGAAGCCCTCGGCgccacaaacacagagagaccaCCGGGACTCAACGTCGTCGTCCACAGTGACCTTGTCCAACAGCGCAAACAACAGCGGGCCTTCGTCAGAGAAGCAGTTCAAGCGGCGCAGCTGTCAGATGGAATTCGAGGAGGGCATTTCAGAGACACGGTCCCGGGAGGAACTGGGGAAGATTGGGAAGCAGTCGAGCTTCTCCGGGAGCATGGAGATAATCGAGGTATCCTGA